The following coding sequences are from one Novosphingobium sp. KACC 22771 window:
- a CDS encoding PhoH family protein — MARKQIRAAFDPIDDVASFRSPHARANPSRRARTELEFDEPTILGALFGQFDANLVLIENRLGVYISARGNRILIEGNEDNVARAREVLQGMHSRLLSGQEVDAGAVESLIAMSVEPTLEGIITGDETHPPIMIRTRGKTIVPRSPTQIDYMRALTRNDVIFALGPAGTGKTYIAVAQAVSQLITGSVKRLILSRPAVEAGEKLGFLPGDMKDKVDPYLRPLYDALFDCMPPEQVERRLANGEIEVAPIAFMRGRTLADAFVILDEAQNTTAAQMKMFLTRFGMNSRMVICGDPKQVDLPGGMAASGLNDAVVRLEGVEGIATVRFKGSDVVRHPIVGRIVEAYEGKNED, encoded by the coding sequence ATGGCCCGCAAACAAATCCGCGCCGCTTTTGACCCCATCGACGATGTGGCCTCCTTCCGCAGCCCGCACGCTCGCGCCAATCCATCACGACGCGCGCGAACAGAGCTGGAATTTGACGAGCCGACCATATTGGGCGCGCTCTTTGGCCAGTTTGACGCCAATCTGGTGCTGATCGAAAACCGGCTGGGGGTTTATATCTCGGCCCGGGGCAATCGTATCCTGATCGAAGGCAATGAGGACAATGTCGCCCGCGCGCGCGAAGTGCTGCAAGGCATGCACAGCCGCCTGCTCTCCGGGCAGGAAGTGGATGCAGGCGCGGTCGAATCGCTGATCGCCATGTCGGTCGAACCCACGCTGGAAGGCATCATCACCGGGGATGAGACCCACCCCCCGATCATGATCCGCACACGCGGCAAGACCATTGTCCCGCGCAGCCCGACCCAGATCGACTATATGCGCGCGCTGACCCGCAATGATGTGATCTTTGCCCTCGGCCCGGCGGGCACGGGCAAGACCTATATCGCCGTGGCGCAGGCCGTGTCCCAGCTTATCACCGGCAGCGTGAAACGGCTGATCCTCTCGCGCCCGGCGGTCGAGGCGGGCGAAAAGCTCGGTTTTCTGCCCGGCGACATGAAGGACAAGGTCGATCCCTATCTGCGACCTCTTTATGATGCGCTCTTTGACTGCATGCCGCCCGAACAGGTCGAGCGGCGTCTGGCCAATGGCGAGATCGAGGTGGCGCCCATCGCGTTCATGCGCGGGCGCACGCTGGCCGATGCCTTCGTCATCCTTGACGAGGCGCAGAACACCACGGCGGCGCAGATGAAGATGTTCCTCACCCGTTTCGGCATGAACAGCCGGATGGTGATCTGCGGCGACCCCAAACAGGTCGACCTGCCCGGCGGCATGGCCGCCAGCGGGTTGAACGATGCGGTCGTGCGGCTGGAGGGCGTCGAAGGCATCGCCACGGTGCGCTTCAAGGGATCGGACGTGGTGCGCCACCCGATCGTGGGCCGCATTGTCGAAGCCTATGAAGGCAAGAACGAGGATTGA
- a CDS encoding RcnB family protein translates to MRKILMLALAAATVVPTVASAQSAHELRRDQRDIAREHREINRDLARGDYREARRDMRDLRDARQEYREDWRDYRRAHADVFRGPAYVGPRGFVYRPVTPGYRFAPDYYHRRYWIANPMAYRLPPPGIGQRWVRYGRDVVRVDLRSGRVLQVYGSFFY, encoded by the coding sequence ATGCGAAAGATCCTGATGCTGGCGCTGGCGGCGGCAACCGTTGTCCCCACCGTTGCCTCGGCCCAGAGCGCCCATGAGCTGCGCCGTGATCAGCGCGACATTGCCCGTGAGCACCGCGAGATTAACCGCGACCTGGCGCGCGGCGATTATCGCGAAGCCCGCCGCGACATGCGCGATCTGCGCGATGCCCGACAGGAATATCGTGAGGATTGGCGCGATTATCGCCGCGCCCACGCCGATGTCTTTCGCGGCCCTGCCTATGTCGGCCCGCGCGGCTTTGTCTATCGGCCTGTGACGCCGGGTTACCGTTTTGCGCCGGACTATTACCACCGCCGCTACTGGATCGCCAATCCGATGGCCTATCGCCTGCCCCCTCCGGGCATCGGCCAGCGCTGGGTCCGTTATGGCCGCGATGTGGTGAGGGTTGATCTGCGCTCGGGCCGCGTGCTGCAGGTTTACGGCTCGTTCTTCTACTAA
- the miaB gene encoding tRNA (N6-isopentenyl adenosine(37)-C2)-methylthiotransferase MiaB, producing MSAISTPRTSPVSAPRTYRVKSFGCQMNVYDGQRMEELLAHQGIAPAPEGEQADLVVLNTCHIREKAAEKVYSDIGRIIKDARREDGTQPLIAVAGCVAQAEGEEIMARAPAVTMVVGPQAYHRLPEMIARAVDGERVTDTDMPADAKFAALPKRRSVGPTAFLTVQEGCDKFCTYCVVPYTRGAEISRPYADLIAEAHRLVEAGAKEITLLGQNVNAWGGENGKGQKVGLDGLIRDLAAIDGLARIRYTTSHPNDMTDGLIAAHGEVDKLMPFLHLPVQSGSNAILKAMNRSHTAESYLRLLERVREVRPDIALSGDFIVGFPGESEEHFAETIALIDAVGYAQAFSFKYSPRPGTPAATMDDQIPGDVMDDRLQRLQAALNRDQHAFNQASLGRTCDVLIERKGKLPGQWLGKSPWLQSVHFQGDYGVGDILRAELVQAGPNSLTGRVIA from the coding sequence ATGTCTGCCATTTCCACCCCCCGCACCTCGCCTGTTTCCGCCCCGCGCACCTATCGCGTGAAAAGCTTTGGCTGTCAGATGAATGTCTATGACGGTCAGCGCATGGAAGAATTGCTGGCCCATCAGGGCATTGCCCCCGCGCCCGAGGGCGAACAGGCCGATCTGGTCGTGCTCAACACCTGTCATATCCGCGAAAAGGCCGCCGAGAAGGTCTATTCCGACATTGGCCGCATCATCAAGGATGCCCGGCGTGAGGATGGTACGCAGCCTTTGATCGCGGTGGCCGGTTGCGTGGCGCAGGCGGAGGGTGAGGAAATCATGGCACGCGCGCCCGCCGTGACCATGGTGGTGGGGCCGCAGGCCTATCACCGCCTGCCCGAAATGATCGCCCGCGCGGTCGATGGGGAGCGAGTGACCGACACGGACATGCCCGCCGATGCCAAATTCGCCGCCCTGCCCAAACGGCGCAGCGTGGGGCCGACGGCGTTTTTGACCGTGCAGGAAGGCTGCGACAAGTTCTGCACCTATTGCGTGGTGCCCTATACGCGCGGCGCGGAAATCAGCCGTCCCTATGCTGACCTGATTGCCGAGGCGCATCGTCTGGTCGAAGCGGGCGCGAAGGAAATCACGCTGCTGGGCCAGAATGTGAATGCCTGGGGCGGCGAGAACGGCAAGGGCCAGAAGGTCGGCCTTGACGGGCTGATCCGCGATCTGGCCGCGATCGACGGTCTGGCGCGCATCCGCTACACCACCAGCCACCCCAATGACATGACCGACGGCCTGATCGCCGCGCATGGCGAGGTGGACAAGCTGATGCCCTTCCTGCACCTGCCGGTGCAATCGGGCAGCAATGCGATCCTGAAAGCCATGAACCGCAGCCATACGGCCGAGAGCTATCTGCGCCTGTTGGAGCGTGTGCGTGAGGTGCGGCCCGATATTGCGCTGTCGGGCGATTTCATCGTCGGCTTCCCCGGCGAGAGCGAGGAGCATTTTGCCGAAACCATCGCGTTGATCGACGCGGTGGGCTATGCGCAGGCCTTTAGCTTTAAATATTCGCCCCGCCCCGGCACGCCCGCCGCCACGATGGACGATCAGATCCCCGGCGACGTGATGGACGACCGGTTGCAGCGTTTGCAGGCCGCGCTCAACCGCGATCAGCACGCCTTCAACCAAGCCAGCCTTGGCCGCACCTGCGATGTGCTGATCGAGCGCAAGGGCAAGCTGCCGGGCCAGTGGCTGGGCAAGTCACCTTGGCTGCAATCTGTGCATTTTCAGGGCGATTACGGCGTGGGCGACATCCTGCGCGCCGAACTGGTGCAGGCCGGGCCGAATTCGCTCACCGGGCGTGTTATTGCCTGA
- a CDS encoding SPFH domain-containing protein, giving the protein MFDFLRKQFIDVIEWHEAPGQVAWRVPTAGNEIKNGAQLTVREGQIAAFMNEGQVADYFGAGLHVLETANLPVLTNLMNWDKGFNSPFKSDVVFISLKEQAGRKWGTPQPVTVRDAEFGAIRLRAFGTYSFKIGDLKLFVEKVLGTMGEVWADTLDTQLRSAIVTAIATALGGGKVPFLDLAANQQAMSDTIKAEVDKTFAQWGLSCTSFFVESISLPDEVQAHLDKGSSMRVLGDMAGYTRFQAAQALDNPASDSGLAGIGAGMAAANMLSGAMSGALGQSAPAAPAEDPFALLEKLHKLLTIGAISQEEFDAKKAEILSRVK; this is encoded by the coding sequence ATGTTTGATTTCCTGCGCAAACAGTTCATCGATGTGATCGAATGGCATGAGGCGCCCGGACAGGTGGCGTGGCGCGTGCCCACGGCGGGCAATGAAATCAAGAATGGCGCGCAACTGACCGTGCGCGAGGGCCAGATCGCGGCCTTCATGAACGAGGGTCAGGTGGCCGATTATTTCGGTGCGGGGCTCCATGTGCTGGAAACCGCCAATTTGCCGGTCCTGACCAATCTGATGAACTGGGACAAGGGCTTCAACTCGCCGTTCAAATCCGATGTCGTTTTCATCAGCCTGAAGGAGCAGGCTGGCCGCAAATGGGGCACACCCCAGCCGGTGACGGTGCGCGACGCTGAATTTGGCGCCATTCGCCTGCGCGCCTTTGGCACCTATTCGTTCAAGATTGGCGATCTCAAGCTGTTTGTCGAAAAGGTGCTGGGCACAATGGGCGAGGTCTGGGCCGATACGCTCGACACTCAATTGCGCAGCGCCATCGTCACCGCCATCGCCACCGCGCTGGGGGGCGGCAAGGTGCCTTTCCTCGATCTGGCCGCCAATCAGCAGGCGATGTCGGACACGATCAAGGCCGAGGTGGACAAGACCTTTGCCCAATGGGGCCTGTCCTGCACCAGCTTCTTTGTCGAAAGCATCAGCCTGCCCGATGAGGTCCAGGCCCATCTCGACAAGGGTTCCTCGATGCGCGTGCTGGGCGATATGGCGGGCTACACCCGTTTTCAGGCGGCGCAGGCGCTGGACAATCCGGCCTCCGACAGCGGCCTTGCCGGGATCGGCGCGGGCATGGCGGCGGCCAATATGTTGAGCGGCGCGATGAGCGGTGCGCTTGGCCAAAGCGCGCCTGCTGCCCCTGCCGAAGATCCGTTTGCGCTGCTCGAAAAACTGCACAAATTGCTGACGATAGGGGCGATTTCTCAGGAAGAATTTGACGCCAAAAAGGCCGAAATCCTCTCGCGGGTGAAGTAA
- a CDS encoding DUF4178 domain-containing protein, whose translation MANNTCPQCGAPVPMRSGGMPYAVCGYCQTVIAREGMRDIGKAALLPYDISPIQLGTGGAVDGARFTVVGRVRWGWADGAWNEWLLQLSDGTTRWLGEAMGQFQIVAEREDVVARLPADLPLGFAIEVDGQSLTATDIKTVTCLGAEGDLPFPTPADWQVESIDFRSPTGAALSVQRDKVGASAYVGRYVELAELRPSRLRAVEDWVMPDNLAERGR comes from the coding sequence ATGGCCAACAACACCTGTCCGCAATGCGGCGCGCCGGTGCCCATGCGCTCGGGCGGCATGCCCTATGCCGTTTGCGGCTATTGCCAGACGGTGATCGCGCGTGAGGGCATGCGCGACATCGGCAAGGCGGCATTGCTGCCCTATGACATCTCCCCGATCCAGCTGGGCACAGGCGGCGCGGTGGATGGCGCCCGCTTTACTGTGGTGGGGCGTGTGCGCTGGGGCTGGGCCGATGGCGCGTGGAACGAATGGTTGCTGCAACTTTCCGATGGCACCACGCGCTGGCTGGGCGAGGCGATGGGGCAGTTTCAGATAGTGGCCGAGCGCGAGGATGTTGTCGCCCGTCTGCCTGCGGATCTGCCCCTTGGCTTTGCCATCGAGGTTGATGGCCAGAGCCTGACCGCCACTGACATCAAAACCGTCACCTGCCTTGGCGCAGAGGGCGATCTGCCCTTTCCCACCCCGGCCGACTGGCAGGTGGAAAGCATCGACTTCCGCTCGCCCACCGGCGCGGCGCTCTCTGTCCAGCGCGACAAGGTGGGGGCCAGCGCCTATGTCGGGCGCTATGTCGAACTGGCCGAATTGCGCCCCAGCCGACTGCGCGCGGTTGAGGATTGGGTCATGCCCGACAATCTGGCGGAGAGGGGCCGGTGA
- a CDS encoding DUF4178 domain-containing protein, whose protein sequence is MSRAILCPSCGGALEVKAAGYTITVACRHCGSVLDVANPDVAVIKEYHEKAAKLPLPLGSRGTLFGTQWEAIGFLERQAGDYRWGEYLLFNPYAGYRWLVHSDGQWQFGMMLTDLPRETGRWGEAAWRGEVFRGEDEPVTITTTRVIGEFYWRVHAGEMWIARSYERGGTSLSREWREGEEVQWTHLVGVPGRLIDAFRRPQGPDLARPEPARPEPGDGPSGFAQRVWGTGFSSDRAGLWSMALVAMLTTIASFFLLTAFGSGGAGLRGGGGVVVDGPVARLTVGPVHMPRRAQFVMVKVSATDFINRWVDLDYLLVDRATQATIPASATIEYYAGRDSDGDWSEGSHATETRFSGVPAGDYDLSIEAEAKRWNDPSASSYTTTSYNTDNPWGIDTSQSVAGQAQEVIGLSVLVEPGGFPGALWCLIAVLAWLPWMITYAYRASKTAVYGEGY, encoded by the coding sequence GTGAGTCGGGCGATCCTGTGCCCCTCCTGCGGCGGCGCGCTTGAGGTCAAGGCGGCGGGCTATACCATCACCGTAGCCTGTCGCCATTGTGGCAGCGTTCTGGACGTGGCCAATCCCGACGTTGCCGTCATCAAGGAATATCACGAGAAAGCTGCGAAACTGCCCCTGCCGCTGGGCAGCCGAGGCACTTTGTTCGGCACGCAATGGGAGGCCATCGGCTTTCTGGAGCGGCAGGCGGGCGATTATCGCTGGGGCGAATATCTCCTGTTCAACCCCTATGCGGGCTATCGCTGGCTGGTTCATTCCGATGGGCAATGGCAATTCGGCATGATGCTGACCGATCTGCCGCGCGAAACCGGGCGCTGGGGCGAGGCGGCCTGGCGCGGCGAGGTGTTCCGGGGCGAGGACGAGCCCGTCACCATCACCACCACGCGCGTGATCGGCGAGTTTTACTGGCGGGTCCACGCGGGCGAGATGTGGATCGCGCGCAGCTATGAGCGTGGCGGCACCTCGCTCTCACGCGAATGGCGCGAGGGCGAGGAGGTGCAATGGACCCATCTGGTCGGCGTGCCGGGTCGGTTGATCGATGCCTTCCGCCGCCCACAAGGCCCCGATCTGGCCCGCCCCGAACCGGCGCGGCCCGAACCGGGCGATGGGCCATCCGGCTTTGCCCAGCGCGTTTGGGGCACCGGCTTTTCGTCCGACCGGGCGGGGCTATGGAGCATGGCCCTCGTCGCGATGCTGACGACCATTGCCAGCTTCTTTCTGCTGACCGCTTTTGGATCGGGTGGCGCGGGCCTGCGCGGCGGGGGCGGCGTCGTGGTCGATGGCCCCGTTGCACGCTTGACCGTCGGGCCGGTGCATATGCCCCGCCGCGCCCAATTCGTCATGGTCAAGGTGTCCGCCACGGATTTCATCAACCGCTGGGTCGATCTGGACTATCTGCTGGTCGACCGTGCCACACAGGCAACCATCCCGGCCAGCGCCACGATTGAATATTACGCGGGACGCGATTCCGATGGCGATTGGTCCGAGGGCAGCCATGCGACCGAAACCCGTTTCAGCGGCGTTCCGGCCGGTGATTATGATCTGTCGATCGAGGCAGAGGCCAAACGTTGGAACGATCCCAGCGCCAGCTCCTATACAACCACCAGCTATAATACCGATAACCCTTGGGGTATCGATACATCGCAAAGCGTTGCAGGGCAGGCACAGGAGGTTATTGGCCTTAGTGTTCTGGTCGAGCCGGGCGGCTTTCCCGGTGCGCTTTGGTGCCTGATCGCGGTGCTGGCATGGTTGCCCTGGATGATCACCTATGCCTATCGCGCCAGCAAGACTGCGGTTTACGGGGAGGGTTACTGA
- a CDS encoding DUF350 domain-containing protein, whose amino-acid sequence MLSTAIIIATLFYALLGIVVFVASFILVDKLTPGELWKEIIERQNMAVAILAGAVALGLSMIISAAIHG is encoded by the coding sequence ATGCTTTCGACTGCGATCATTATTGCCACGCTGTTTTATGCCTTGCTGGGCATTGTCGTGTTCGTCGCCAGCTTCATTCTGGTGGACAAATTGACGCCCGGCGAATTGTGGAAGGAAATCATCGAGCGACAGAATATGGCGGTGGCCATTCTGGCGGGCGCGGTGGCGCTGGGCTTGAGCATGATCATCTCGGCGGCGATCCACGGCTGA
- a CDS encoding polyamine aminopropyltransferase: protein MEDQGDFAGPARAHAAILLLSVLVVATCGLIYELLAGTLASYLLGDSVTQFSTVIGSYLFAMGVGSFLSRYVRRDEIGVFIRVEIMIAAIGGWSAAGLFLAFPLAADFRVLLYAIVLMIGALVGLEIPLLIRILRSRFAFRDLVSNVLTYDYVGALIASLAFPLFLVPHLGMIRTGLVFGLANVAVAVALLFVLRRARRVGVDMAAALMVACSLIAGLFLAERIQRFSEVAYYGEGVIHARSTPYQRIVLTRRGEDLRLYLNGNLQFSSRDEYRYHEALVWPVLGRVANPARVLILGGGDGLAAREVLRDGRVRSIHLVDLDPEMTRMFRATPQLAALNRGSLSNPRLSVENADAFRWVRAARGTYDAILIDFPDPTEYSLGKLYTVSFYAQVARLLAPDGVMVVQSTSPLVAPRSYWTVAQTLEAAGLFTRGYHTYVPSFGEWGFTLAAHRPPVAPAHLPVGLRYVNAVSEPLMFDFPPDMARRPTPVNRLDNQALVRSFAEEWSHYEG from the coding sequence ATGGAGGACCAAGGCGATTTTGCCGGGCCTGCGCGGGCCCATGCGGCCATCCTGCTGCTCTCGGTGCTGGTGGTGGCCACATGCGGGCTGATTTATGAACTGCTGGCCGGTACGCTGGCCTCCTATCTGCTGGGCGACAGCGTTACCCAGTTTTCGACCGTGATCGGTTCCTATCTGTTTGCGATGGGCGTGGGGTCTTTCCTCTCGCGCTATGTCCGGCGGGACGAGATTGGCGTGTTCATCCGCGTCGAGATCATGATCGCGGCCATCGGCGGGTGGAGCGCGGCGGGCCTGTTCCTGGCCTTTCCGCTGGCCGCTGATTTCCGGGTGCTGCTCTATGCCATCGTGCTGATGATCGGGGCGCTGGTGGGGTTGGAAATCCCGCTGCTGATCCGTATCCTGCGCTCGCGCTTTGCCTTTCGCGATCTGGTGTCGAATGTGCTGACCTATGATTATGTCGGCGCGCTGATCGCTTCACTGGCCTTTCCGCTGTTTCTGGTGCCGCATCTGGGGATGATCCGTACCGGACTGGTGTTTGGGCTGGCCAATGTGGCGGTGGCGGTGGCGCTGCTGTTTGTGCTGCGGCGCGCGCGGCGGGTGGGCGTGGATATGGCCGCCGCGCTGATGGTGGCATGCAGCCTGATTGCGGGCCTGTTTCTGGCGGAGCGTATCCAGCGTTTTTCCGAGGTCGCCTATTATGGCGAGGGGGTGATCCATGCCCGCTCCACCCCCTATCAGCGCATCGTGCTCACGCGCCGGGGTGAGGATCTGCGGCTCTACCTCAATGGCAATCTGCAATTTTCCAGCCGCGATGAATATCGCTATCACGAGGCGCTGGTCTGGCCGGTGCTGGGGCGGGTGGCCAATCCGGCGCGGGTGCTGATCCTGGGCGGGGGCGATGGGCTGGCCGCGCGTGAGGTGCTGCGCGATGGGCGGGTGCGGTCGATCCATCTGGTCGATCTCGACCCGGAAATGACGCGGATGTTTCGCGCAACCCCGCAACTGGCCGCGCTCAATCGCGGCTCGCTCTCCAATCCGCGCCTCAGCGTGGAAAATGCCGACGCCTTTCGCTGGGTCCGCGCGGCGCGGGGAACGTATGACGCGATCCTGATCGATTTTCCCGATCCCACCGAATATTCGCTGGGCAAGCTCTACACGGTCAGTTTCTATGCTCAGGTGGCCCGCCTGTTGGCGCCCGATGGCGTGATGGTGGTGCAATCGACCTCGCCGCTGGTGGCGCCGCGCTCCTATTGGACCGTGGCCCAGACGCTGGAGGCGGCGGGCCTGTTCACGCGCGGCTATCACACCTATGTGCCCAGTTTTGGCGAATGGGGCTTTACACTGGCCGCGCATAGGCCGCCGGTCGCGCCTGCACATCTGCCCGTCGGCCTGCGTTATGTGAATGCGGTGTCCGAACCGCTGATGTTTGATTTTCCCCCCGACATGGCGCGCCGCCCGACCCCGGTCAACCGCCTCGACAATCAGGCGCTGGTGCGCAGCTTTGCCGAGGAATGGAGCCATTATGAGGGGTGA
- a CDS encoding FAD-dependent oxidoreductase: MRGEVRRRDLLAGAMVCGALGACGVLSGCGRAQGAPFPGDLLGPDMARGHAIRDGKLPGPTGAEERIPLVIAGGGVAGLAAGWRLAEAGFTDFALFELEDVAGGNARGGANGVTAFPWGAHYLPIPNREARALIHMLRGFGMITGRDAGGAPVYDPFQLCADLEERLLWRGKWQEGLVPTTGLSEQDAAQWRRFDAAMDAFRKAVGRDGRPAFASPSALSSRDETYAALDRISFGAWLETEGYTAAPLLAHLRYCARDDYGSEPEAISAWAGIHYFAGRRGWAADGAGESELTWPEGNARLARLMAGRIGPRLRPRHSVTHVARYGEEVLVDVFDHQAGVARRIRAQAVVLAMPDFVARHVAPGLAAASRFSYAPWVVANVAVSRMPWGPGVPLAWDNVSSTSASLGYVVANHQTSSAADGPGVLTWYQALSDGDPVAARKGLLARGLGEWQVMIAADLLAMNPELDGRIERIDVWRWGHAMVRPTVGFRSDPARIAAQAMNGPVFRAHSDLSGLSLFEEAHYHGVLAAERALAHLGRGGESLL; the protein is encoded by the coding sequence ATGAGGGGTGAGGTCCGGCGGCGCGATCTGCTGGCCGGGGCCATGGTATGCGGGGCATTGGGGGCCTGCGGTGTGCTGAGCGGTTGCGGGCGGGCGCAGGGCGCGCCTTTTCCCGGCGACCTGCTGGGGCCGGACATGGCGCGGGGCCATGCGATCCGCGACGGCAAATTGCCCGGACCGACCGGGGCGGAGGAGCGCATCCCGCTTGTGATCGCGGGCGGCGGGGTGGCGGGCCTTGCGGCGGGTTGGCGTTTGGCCGAGGCGGGTTTTACCGATTTCGCCCTGTTCGAACTGGAAGATGTCGCGGGCGGCAATGCGCGGGGCGGGGCCAATGGCGTCACGGCCTTTCCATGGGGCGCGCATTACCTGCCCATCCCCAACCGCGAGGCGCGGGCGCTGATCCATATGCTGCGCGGTTTTGGCATGATTACGGGGCGGGACGCGGGCGGCGCCCCCGTCTATGATCCGTTTCAGCTCTGCGCCGATCTTGAGGAGCGCCTGCTCTGGCGCGGCAAATGGCAGGAGGGCCTTGTGCCCACCACCGGCCTTTCCGAGCAGGACGCCGCGCAATGGCGGCGTTTTGATGCCGCGATGGATGCTTTTCGCAAGGCAGTGGGCCGCGATGGCCGCCCCGCCTTTGCCAGTCCCTCGGCGCTCTCCAGCCGCGATGAAACCTATGCCGCGCTCGACCGCATCAGCTTTGGCGCATGGCTGGAGACTGAGGGCTATACCGCCGCGCCCTTGCTCGCCCATCTGCGTTACTGCGCCCGCGACGATTACGGCAGCGAGCCGGAAGCGATCTCGGCATGGGCGGGCATTCATTATTTTGCGGGGCGGCGCGGCTGGGCCGCCGACGGCGCGGGCGAGAGCGAATTGACATGGCCGGAGGGCAATGCCCGACTGGCGCGGCTGATGGCCGGGCGGATCGGACCCCGGCTGCGTCCGCGTCACAGCGTTACCCATGTGGCGCGCTATGGCGAAGAGGTGTTGGTCGATGTGTTCGATCATCAGGCGGGCGTGGCGCGGCGGATCCGGGCGCAGGCGGTGGTGCTGGCCATGCCCGATTTCGTGGCGCGCCATGTTGCGCCCGGATTGGCCGCGGCTTCGCGCTTTTCCTATGCGCCGTGGGTGGTGGCCAATGTGGCGGTGTCGCGCATGCCATGGGGGCCGGGGGTGCCGCTTGCGTGGGACAATGTTTCCTCCACCAGCGCCAGTCTGGGCTATGTTGTGGCCAACCATCAGACCTCCTCGGCCGCCGATGGGCCGGGGGTGCTGACATGGTATCAGGCCCTGTCCGATGGCGACCCGGTGGCAGCGCGCAAGGGCTTGCTGGCGCGTGGATTGGGCGAATGGCAGGTGATGATCGCGGCCGATCTTCTGGCGATGAACCCGGAACTGGATGGGCGGATTGAGCGGATCGATGTTTGGCGCTGGGGCCATGCGATGGTGCGGCCCACGGTCGGTTTTCGCAGCGATCCGGCGCGGATTGCGGCGCAGGCGATGAATGGTCCGGTATTTCGCGCCCATTCCGACCTGTCGGGCCTCTCACTGTTTGAAGAGGCGCATTACCATGGCGTGCTGGCCGCCGAGCGCGCGCTGGCCCATCTGGGGCGTGGCGGGGAGAGTCTGCTGTGA
- the speD gene encoding adenosylmethionine decarboxylase translates to MIPAPATGMHLIADLAGCHGLCDVVLIEAALREAAAAAHVHVLSVHLHPFGPEQGVTGVALLAESHISIHSWPEEGLAAIDIFVCGPLADAEAALGVIAVRLGGTVRYRAAIPRLGARWGAALAP, encoded by the coding sequence GTGATCCCCGCTCCGGCCACGGGTATGCATCTGATTGCCGATCTGGCGGGGTGTCACGGGCTGTGCGATGTGGTGCTGATCGAGGCGGCTTTGCGTGAGGCCGCCGCCGCGGCCCATGTCCATGTCCTCTCGGTCCACCTTCATCCCTTTGGCCCGGAGCAGGGGGTGACCGGGGTGGCATTATTGGCCGAATCGCATATTTCGATCCACTCTTGGCCCGAGGAAGGGCTGGCCGCGATTGATATTTTCGTGTGCGGCCCATTGGCCGATGCCGAAGCGGCGCTGGGTGTGATTGCCGTGCGATTGGGCGGGACGGTGCGCTATCGCGCCGCGATCCCCCGCCTGGGCGCAAGGTGGGGCGCAGCACTGGCGCCCTAG
- a CDS encoding lysophospholipid acyltransferase family protein yields the protein MSFDKLARWPRYGRMAVGVALFLVLALPWLAMPSGWRVRRGLAVAAWRILLRSFGISVQVHGTPMPASGTLYVANHISWTDIPVLGLVTRAAFVAKDDIRGWPVIGPLTAEYGCVFVERERRGKAGAQAAELASHLEAERGLVLFPEGTTGLGDGVLPFRSSLFALVPGVGEGTARVQPITLRYAHGDGRAFDAQEQRQMAWIGDDELLPHALHLAGMGRIRAEVWFETPIEAGDRKALARACEAAVVARLGRRAEP from the coding sequence GTGAGTTTCGACAAGTTGGCGCGCTGGCCGCGATATGGACGGATGGCGGTGGGCGTGGCGCTGTTTCTGGTTCTGGCTTTGCCATGGCTGGCGATGCCGAGCGGGTGGCGGGTGCGGCGCGGTCTGGCGGTGGCGGCATGGCGAATCCTGCTGCGCAGTTTCGGCATCAGCGTTCAGGTTCACGGTACCCCGATGCCCGCGTCCGGCACGCTCTATGTCGCCAATCATATCAGTTGGACCGACATTCCGGTGCTGGGTCTGGTCACGCGCGCGGCCTTTGTGGCCAAGGATGACATTCGTGGCTGGCCTGTCATCGGGCCGCTGACGGCGGAATATGGCTGCGTTTTCGTCGAGCGCGAACGCCGCGGCAAAGCGGGGGCGCAGGCGGCCGAACTGGCCAGCCATCTGGAGGCCGAGCGGGGGCTGGTGCTGTTTCCCGAAGGGACGACGGGGCTGGGCGACGGGGTGCTGCCGTTCCGCTCCAGTCTTTTCGCACTGGTGCCCGGCGTGGGCGAGGGGACCGCGCGGGTTCAGCCGATCACCCTGCGTTATGCCCATGGCGATGGCCGCGCGTTTGATGCGCAGGAGCAGCGGCAGATGGCGTGGATCGGCGATGACGAATTGCTGCCCCATGCGCTGCATCTGGCGGGCATGGGGCGCATCCGGGCCGAGGTATGGTTTGAGACTCCCATCGAGGCGGGCGACCGCAAGGCGCTGGCCCGCGCCTGCGAGGCTGCCGTGGTGGCGCGTTTAGGCCGCCGCGCTGAACCGTGA